TTTGGGCCTTTCCGTTCAAGCGGGGGAAGGGTGAGGAGTTGCCGGTAGAGCAAGCCCTTCACAACCACATGCTGGCGCCGTTACGCGCCATGGTCGAACATCCGTTCCGGATCGTCAAGCGCCAGTTCGGCTATACCAAAGTGCGTTACCGGGGGCTGTTCAAGAATGCCCAACAACTCTACTTGCTGTTTGCCCTGGGCAATCTTTATCACGTTCGGCAGGCGCTGCAGCCGACCTAGGGAGACCTTTGTCCTTCGCCCTGGAAAACCGAGAACACTGAGTGAAATCACCCCGATAGCGGGCGCTGCCGGGAAGGATTTGCCCATTTTCGGCGAGGTGCCACGGATGTCGCACGGTGTCGCTTATAAAAACCACTTATTCAGAGCTTCCTAAACGGCAGACGGGGCCGCAAACCCCGTCCGCTCAGACCGCCGTCCGGTCAATACCCCTTGCCGTAGACAGACATGGACGCATTCTGTTCCGTTGCCGAACCTTTCCATTTATAAGGCAATTTCTTCAGCTCTTTATTAGAGGCGCTGGTTTCCATCAGGCCGGTCGAAGCGCCCGTCTGATCCCGGAAAGCCACTTGCCCTTCCGTTCCGAGCAGTGCAATCCAGTACGGACGGCCCGCGGTTACCGACACGGCGGAAACCGGTATCGCGTTCCAGGCGCCGGCCGTGAGGTGGCTCAATTTGCCCTGGGCCATACGGGTCCCGGGATGCCTCGACCGATCCCTATAGATTGCGGCGCTCAACCTCGTTGCGGTCGAACCGGCGTCGAGATACACCCAGATTTGCGTGAGGATGCCGGATTCGGCGGGTACGGTCCGGAACGCTTTGGCGGTGCCCTGCGAACGGTAATCGACCCAAGGTTGCAGGGTATTGTCTCCCATCACAAATTGCGGAGGATTCGAAGTATCGACCGCAGTATCCCGGTTGGCGACGACTTCGTTCGGCGTCAGGGCCCGGTTATAAATACGCACCTCGTCGATGTAGCCGTGGAAATATTCATTGCCCAGGCTGTTGCCGCCGATCCGGAGCTTTCCTTTGGATTGCCGGATCATCGCGGTCTGCGGGCTCTGGGCAACTTCGACGCCGTTCACGTACAAGCGCTGATTAGCGCCGTCATAGGTCGCGACGAGATGGCTCCATGTGTCTGCTGGCAGGCGGTTGGCGCCGGCGACCCTATGGTAATCGCCGTCGTTGAGATAAGAGGCAGGCAGATCGTCCTCCTCTTCGGCGTAAAGGGCATAGGCTTCACCCCTGGGCGCCTGCTTCAATATGACCGCGTTGTTGCCCTTGGACTGCGACAACGGATACACCCAGGCTTCCAGCGTCAGGCCGTTTGACATATCCAGAGAGGCGTCATGTTTGACGGTGACCCAGTCATTGACGCCATCGAACATCAACGCTTTTCCATGGCGGCCG
The genomic region above belongs to Methylomicrobium agile and contains:
- a CDS encoding LamG domain-containing protein; its protein translation is MRHFLRILAPLSFSGNLFAATVNLAWDPSESPAVEGYKVAYGTGSGNYTSTVDAGNKTSLSVSGLNAGTRYFFAVKAYDSAGTTESAYSNELTLATPAPQALPAGPDPGDAPAPDAKSDGETSGGTQGGASGGATAGPLADAEGDGLMAAFGFEEDSGKTVVDASGNGNHGTIKGAVRTDDGRHGKALMFDGVNDWVTVKHDASLDMSNGLTLEAWVYPLSQSKGNNAVILKQAPRGEAYALYAEEEDDLPASYLNDGDYHRVAGANRLPADTWSHLVATYDGANQRLYVNGVEVAQSPQTAMIRQSKGKLRIGGNSLGNEYFHGYIDEVRIYNRALTPNEVVANRDTAVDTSNPPQFVMGDNTLQPWVDYRSQGTAKAFRTVPAESGILTQIWVYLDAGSTATRLSAAIYRDRSRHPGTRMAQGKLSHLTAGAWNAIPVSAVSVTAGRPYWIALLGTEGQVAFRDQTGASTGLMETSASNKELKKLPYKWKGSATEQNASMSVYGKGY